Proteins encoded together in one Wolbachia endosymbiont of Menacanthus eurysternus window:
- the rpsR gene encoding 30S ribosomal protein S18 — MTRKRGNLNNFHVSANNRAYLKRSRVCPLAELEDGKINFKNIDLLSKYISDYGRILPRRLTGVCAKKHRKLRSEIIKARFLSLIPYCTKKT; from the coding sequence ATGACGAGAAAACGAGGTAATTTAAATAATTTTCATGTATCTGCAAATAACAGAGCTTATTTAAAGCGTTCTAGAGTTTGTCCTCTTGCTGAGTTAGAAGATGGAAAAATAAACTTTAAAAATATAGATTTATTATCTAAATATATTTCTGATTATGGTAGAATATTACCTAGAAGATTGACTGGTGTATGTGCGAAAAAACATAGAAAATTGCGTTCAGAAATTATAAAAGCTCGTTTTCTATCACTTATCCCTTACTGCACCAAAAAAACTTAA
- the rpsF gene encoding 30S ribosomal protein S6: protein MNLYEFVFIAQQSLLQQEVEEILHELCALLKNIKIDIIFQQIEDFTKERKDKIAEQELKVLVKEIQENVIIYSNFLEVVTRILWIELKKDLLNLKEVKSRIDDELKHINLGSLEEIQSFVNEFLKDSKQVSKRTFIYNMTNHLMENISKHLIKLFSKILKHDETKITVYFDNQLNRELEKILGNITASGFIKYEYWGLLDFAYPINKMKSGHYCVMCISSTPSIMNEFIRKVKLNENIIRYLSIRVREFFEGESCMMNRNIGEQSA, encoded by the coding sequence GTGAATCTTTATGAGTTTGTTTTTATAGCGCAACAAAGCCTCTTGCAACAAGAAGTAGAGGAAATATTACATGAATTGTGTGCTTTATTAAAAAACATAAAGATTGATATCATATTTCAGCAAATTGAAGATTTTACAAAAGAAAGAAAAGATAAGATTGCGGAGCAAGAGTTAAAAGTTCTTGTTAAAGAAATTCAAGAAAATGTAATTATCTATTCTAATTTTTTGGAAGTAGTTACGAGGATCTTATGGATTGAATTAAAAAAAGATCTTTTAAATTTAAAAGAAGTAAAGTCAAGGATTGATGATGAGTTAAAGCATATTAACTTAGGAAGTTTAGAAGAAATACAAAGTTTTGTAAACGAATTCTTAAAAGATAGTAAACAAGTTTCTAAAAGAACATTTATTTACAATATGACAAATCATTTGATGGAAAATATTTCAAAACATTTGATAAAACTTTTTTCTAAAATTTTAAAACATGATGAAACAAAAATAACTGTGTATTTTGATAACCAATTAAATAGAGAATTAGAAAAAATTTTAGGCAATATTACAGCTTCAGGGTTCATAAAGTATGAATATTGGGGTCTGTTAGATTTTGCATATCCAATAAATAAGATGAAAAGTGGTCATTATTGTGTAATGTGTATAAGTTCTACTCCCAGTATCATGAACGAGTTTATTCGTAAAGTAAAGCTTAATGAAAATATAATTCGCTATCTGTCTATTCGAGTCCGAGAATTTTTTGAAGGTGAATCTTGCATGATGAATAGGAATATTGGTGAACAAAGTGCATAA
- the dnaE gene encoding DNA polymerase III subunit alpha, which produces MFVHLRVHSIYSLLESSVKIEELSDICLQNKMPAVAITDSGNLFGSFEFTECIMSKGIQPIIGCNIMVRHLEQYLSILLLAKNKQGYDNLVILVSESFKKRENNSDIPYVNFNELVNLNSGLIALTGGYDGILAQLLSMQDKEIIKKLLLAFNNHLYIELQRHGLNKELELEESLINFAYQYNIPLVATNDVFFLHKSDYEAYNVLTCMPDGNYVLKKSRKKVTIEHYFKSAIEMEEIFSNIPEAIHNTLVIAKRCSYIMKSRKPILPKFPCQKNKTENEELTEQAVAGLKLRITKEKSINIKRYYDRLNHELNIIISMNYAGYFLIVSDFIRWSKTNGIPVGPGRGSGAGSIVAWALQITDLNPIKFGLIFERFLNPDRISMPDFDIDFCQKKRDLVIDYVRKKYGYVAQIITFGKLQARAVLRNVGRVLQIPYSRVDKISKMVPFNPVNPVTLSQAIKFDQNLQKERDSDEIIAKLLDISLRLEGIYRHISTHAAGIVICDQKLENFVPIYYDSSSALPITQYNMKYVEKVGLIKFDFLGLGTLTLIDHICSLINRNEKKIDISSISLSDQKTYEMLSMGDSIGVFQLESSGMREVLVKLKPDCIEDIIALISLYRPGPMDNISTYISRKHGLEKIDYIHPLLEKVLKETFGVIIYQEQVIEIARVLSGYGLAEADLLRRAMGKKIKKEMDKQRELFIQGAMKNRIDYDMAKHIFNLVAKFAGYGFNKSHAAAYAVLSYQTAYLKANYPLEFFTALMNLSIDDKDKLNLFYHAAKSNGISILPPDINKSKAQFLIENGHIRYGIAALRNVGFSVAEEIINTRLNVYNDIWEFIQSSGLINKKALESLIKSGIFDSIYQNRKELYESVDALIYFANKNRYYRESNQTVLFDNFYDLKPKIESKKDFNEEEKLEHELFSLGFYLTNHPLEKFRVILKKLNIGFIKENGTTKIAGVIVSVRMRTSGHGRFVILTLSTPHNIFEITLYNNKIIEKKRNLFSQGTFVIIDLEVSDNITRLIGKNISEFTEKIASIIKELVLLIGRINSQIAIMELHSILKSNGTTKIILELSLENRKIVNILLPDTYLITPQILYKISNLNWIKDIKINTNSLLI; this is translated from the coding sequence ATGTTTGTACATTTACGTGTTCATAGTATTTATTCATTACTTGAAAGTTCAGTTAAAATTGAAGAGTTAAGCGATATTTGCCTACAAAATAAAATGCCAGCAGTTGCTATAACTGATTCAGGTAACTTATTTGGTTCATTTGAATTTACAGAATGTATAATGAGCAAGGGAATACAACCAATAATAGGATGTAATATTATGGTTCGACACTTGGAGCAGTATCTATCTATATTACTGCTTGCTAAAAATAAGCAAGGATATGATAATCTAGTTATTTTAGTTAGTGAATCATTTAAAAAACGTGAAAACAATAGCGATATTCCTTACGTTAACTTTAACGAATTAGTGAATTTAAATTCAGGTCTAATAGCCTTAACTGGAGGTTATGATGGTATATTAGCTCAACTCTTATCGATGCAAGATAAAGAAATAATAAAAAAATTGCTTTTAGCATTCAATAATCATTTATATATTGAACTGCAACGTCATGGCCTTAATAAAGAGCTAGAACTTGAAGAAAGCTTGATAAATTTCGCTTATCAATACAATATACCGTTAGTTGCTACTAACGATGTATTTTTTCTTCATAAATCCGATTATGAAGCTTATAATGTATTAACGTGTATGCCAGATGGAAACTATGTTCTTAAAAAGAGCAGAAAGAAGGTAACTATTGAGCACTATTTCAAATCTGCAATAGAAATGGAAGAAATATTTAGTAATATTCCTGAAGCAATTCATAATACTTTAGTAATAGCAAAAAGATGCTCTTATATAATGAAAAGTAGGAAACCTATTTTACCTAAGTTTCCTTGCCAAAAAAATAAAACTGAAAATGAAGAACTTACAGAACAAGCAGTTGCAGGATTAAAACTTCGTATTACAAAAGAAAAAAGTATAAATATAAAAAGATATTACGATCGATTAAATCATGAATTAAATATAATAATATCGATGAACTATGCTGGTTACTTTTTAATAGTTTCTGATTTTATTCGTTGGAGTAAAACAAATGGTATTCCAGTCGGTCCAGGGAGAGGCTCTGGCGCCGGGTCAATTGTTGCTTGGGCATTGCAAATTACAGATCTTAATCCGATAAAATTTGGTTTAATTTTTGAAAGGTTTTTAAATCCTGATCGTATATCAATGCCTGACTTTGATATAGACTTTTGTCAAAAAAAAAGGGATTTAGTTATTGACTATGTTAGAAAAAAATATGGTTATGTTGCTCAAATAATCACTTTCGGAAAATTACAGGCAAGAGCAGTGTTACGTAATGTTGGAAGAGTATTACAGATTCCTTATTCTCGTGTTGATAAAATATCTAAAATGGTTCCGTTTAATCCTGTGAACCCTGTAACTTTATCACAAGCGATAAAATTTGATCAAAATTTGCAAAAAGAAAGAGACAGCGATGAAATAATTGCAAAACTTTTAGATATTTCTCTTAGACTTGAAGGAATATATCGTCATATTTCAACTCACGCAGCTGGAATTGTGATATGTGATCAAAAGCTGGAAAATTTTGTTCCAATTTATTACGATTCAAGTTCAGCTTTACCAATTACTCAATATAATATGAAATATGTTGAAAAAGTAGGATTAATAAAGTTTGACTTCTTGGGACTTGGCACACTTACTCTAATAGATCATATTTGTAGTTTGATTAATCGCAATGAAAAAAAAATTGATATTTCTTCTATTTCATTAAGTGACCAAAAAACTTATGAAATGCTTTCAATGGGTGATTCAATTGGAGTATTTCAACTTGAAAGTTCTGGAATGAGAGAGGTATTAGTAAAATTAAAACCAGATTGTATTGAGGACATTATCGCTTTAATTTCTCTTTATCGTCCAGGACCCATGGATAATATTTCAACTTATATTTCAAGAAAACATGGTCTTGAAAAGATAGATTATATTCATCCATTACTTGAAAAAGTATTAAAAGAAACATTTGGAGTAATAATTTACCAAGAACAAGTAATAGAAATAGCGCGCGTTCTTTCTGGATATGGTTTAGCTGAAGCAGATTTATTAAGACGTGCTATGGGTAAAAAAATTAAAAAAGAAATGGATAAACAACGTGAACTTTTCATACAAGGAGCAATGAAAAACAGAATTGATTATGATATGGCAAAACATATTTTTAATCTTGTTGCAAAATTTGCTGGTTATGGATTTAATAAATCTCATGCAGCAGCTTATGCAGTGCTATCTTATCAAACAGCTTATCTCAAGGCTAATTATCCACTAGAATTTTTTACAGCTTTAATGAACTTAAGTATTGATGATAAAGATAAATTAAATTTATTTTATCATGCTGCAAAATCTAATGGAATCTCTATTCTTCCACCTGACATAAATAAATCTAAAGCTCAATTTTTAATAGAAAACGGACATATCCGTTATGGAATTGCTGCTTTACGTAATGTTGGTTTCTCTGTTGCAGAAGAGATAATAAACACGCGCCTTAATGTCTATAATGATATATGGGAATTTATTCAAAGCTCTGGTTTGATAAATAAAAAAGCGTTAGAAAGCTTAATTAAGTCAGGAATATTTGATAGTATATATCAAAATAGGAAAGAGTTATATGAATCAGTAGATGCGTTGATTTATTTTGCAAATAAAAATAGATATTACAGAGAATCTAATCAAACTGTTTTATTCGATAATTTTTATGATCTCAAGCCTAAAATTGAGAGTAAAAAGGACTTTAATGAAGAAGAAAAATTAGAACATGAGTTATTTTCTTTAGGATTTTATTTGACAAATCATCCGCTTGAAAAATTTAGGGTAATCTTAAAAAAGTTGAACATTGGATTTATTAAAGAAAATGGAACGACAAAAATTGCTGGTGTGATAGTAAGTGTCCGTATGAGGACTTCAGGGCATGGAAGATTTGTCATACTTACGCTCTCTACTCCTCATAATATCTTTGAAATAACACTTTACAATAATAAAATTATAGAAAAAAAGAGAAATTTATTTTCGCAAGGGACATTTGTAATAATTGATCTTGAAGTTTCAGATAACATAACAAGATTAATAGGAAAAAATATATCTGAATTTACAGAAAAAATTGCTTCTATAATTAAAGAATTAGTATTATTAATTGGACGTATAAATTCACAAATAGCGATTATGGAACTACACTCAATACTGAAAAGTAATGGTACAACTAAAATCATACTAGAACTCTCTCTTGAGAATAGGAAAATAGTAAATATACTATTACCTGATACATATTTAATTACTCCTCAGATTCTTTATAAAATATCTAATTTAAATTGGATTAAAGATATAAAAATTAATACAAATAGCTTGCTTATATAA
- the nuoL gene encoding NADH-quinone oxidoreductase subunit L produces the protein MADILKLIVFLPLFSSLSSAFFPRKNILNQLIAIVGIGISTVLSWYVFFALSQNYHLILFSLFSLSVLKVDWAIKIDTLSSLMLIVITTISLVVHIYSIGYMKYDKGKSRFFSYLSLFTFCMIILVVSDNFIQLFFGWEGVGLCSYLLIGFWFQKHSANNAAFKAFIVNRVADLALLIGIFLVYHVFHTLKFIEIFDEINHFKQCTETVYHKLRMIHIMCILLFIGCMGKSAQFGLHVWLPDAMEGPTPASALIHAATMVVAGIFLIARCSPLFELSSLTKELMIIIGTFTAFFAAVVATIQNDIKKIIAYSTCSQLGHMFMACGFSAYNIAIFHLMTHAFYKALLFLSAGNVIHTMHSQNIKKMKNCWKKLPCTYTFIWIGSLALSGIFPFAGFYSKDLIIEYAYNTSGFIFIISLIIAFFTAFYSWRFLLLIFHNQNYDQKQNEIDIYEVPKIMIIPLLILVFGSMYSGIWGNNILYITSNTFWKSSLVITDEQYKTHLLIKILPNVMSLSGIILAYSIYFYKRFQQIKSKFLFKFLQNKLYIDEIYDFIIVVPMRFISKFLWRFDVEVIDSFGPNGIVYLVNKCSKFSTKLQTGYVFDYAFIMFITLIIGTLYIIGVKQLKCY, from the coding sequence ATTAATAGTGTTTTTACCGCTTTTTAGTTCATTATCTTCTGCTTTCTTTCCTAGAAAAAATATTCTTAATCAATTAATAGCCATTGTAGGAATTGGGATATCTACTGTTTTATCATGGTACGTTTTTTTTGCTCTTTCTCAAAATTATCACTTAATTTTATTTTCTTTGTTTTCTTTAAGCGTTTTAAAAGTCGATTGGGCAATTAAAATTGATACTCTTTCATCTTTAATGCTAATTGTAATTACTACTATTTCTTTAGTAGTTCATATCTATTCTATTGGTTATATGAAATATGATAAAGGAAAATCTAGATTTTTTTCTTATTTATCATTGTTTACGTTTTGTATGATTATATTAGTTGTGAGCGATAATTTTATACAACTTTTTTTTGGCTGGGAAGGGGTTGGATTATGCTCTTACTTACTTATAGGATTTTGGTTTCAAAAACACTCTGCAAATAATGCAGCGTTTAAAGCATTTATTGTAAACAGGGTAGCAGATTTAGCATTATTAATTGGAATTTTTTTAGTTTACCATGTATTTCATACTTTAAAATTTATCGAGATTTTTGATGAAATTAATCATTTTAAACAGTGTACTGAAACAGTGTATCATAAGTTAAGAATGATTCATATAATGTGTATATTACTTTTTATTGGTTGTATGGGAAAATCTGCTCAGTTTGGTTTGCACGTTTGGCTTCCAGATGCTATGGAAGGACCGACTCCAGCTTCCGCACTTATTCATGCAGCTACTATGGTAGTGGCAGGTATATTTTTAATAGCAAGGTGTTCTCCGTTATTTGAATTATCAAGTTTAACGAAAGAATTAATGATAATTATTGGAACATTTACTGCATTTTTTGCGGCTGTTGTTGCAACTATTCAAAACGATATAAAAAAAATAATTGCTTATTCGACTTGTAGTCAACTTGGTCATATGTTTATGGCATGTGGCTTTTCTGCTTACAATATCGCTATTTTTCACTTAATGACACATGCCTTTTATAAGGCTTTGTTATTTCTTAGTGCAGGTAATGTAATTCATACAATGCATTCGCAAAATATTAAGAAAATGAAAAACTGCTGGAAAAAACTCCCGTGTACCTATACTTTTATTTGGATTGGATCTCTTGCGCTTTCTGGGATATTTCCATTTGCTGGTTTTTATTCAAAAGACTTAATAATTGAATATGCTTATAATACTAGTGGTTTTATTTTTATAATAAGCTTAATTATTGCGTTTTTTACTGCATTTTATTCTTGGAGATTTCTATTACTTATATTTCATAATCAAAATTATGATCAAAAACAAAATGAAATTGATATATATGAAGTACCAAAGATTATGATTATACCTCTATTAATACTTGTTTTTGGGTCTATGTATTCTGGAATATGGGGGAATAATATTTTATATATAACTAGTAACACATTTTGGAAATCAAGTTTAGTAATTACTGATGAACAGTATAAAACGCATCTTCTTATAAAGATATTACCAAATGTAATGAGTTTAAGTGGAATAATACTAGCATACTCAATTTATTTTTATAAAAGATTTCAACAAATTAAAAGCAAATTTCTATTTAAATTTTTGCAAAATAAATTATATATTGACGAAATATATGATTTTATCATAGTTGTACCGATGAGGTTTATATCTAAATTTTTGTGGAGATTTGATGTTGAGGTAATTGATTCATTTGGACCAAATGGTATAGTTTATTTAGTTAATAAATGTTCAAAATTTTCTACAAAACTACAAACAGGTTATGTATTTGATTATGCGTTTATTATGTTTATTACCTTAATAATTGGTACTTTATATATCATTGGAGTTAAACAATTAAAGTGTTACTAA
- a CDS encoding biotin--[acetyl-CoA-carboxylase] ligase, whose translation MIFKKFDGFHIHYYRKVSSTNKKALDLINEGIISNETVIISDEQTNGRGRIKKKWISPKGNFYASFIIDLLNNRFNIISVFSSGIACWWNTDEQILHKLTELVFVVAIAVGDTLSLFIKTSYISYKWPNDILVDGKKISGILIEKKSNSNWLVIGIGININCTPLLGSTCISNYGKSISNLNLLKELILNFNKLRKQWICEGFYIIREMWMKKAFKINQQVSIRLSDKKSYKGIFIGIDKYGKLMLRQKGKVLVCSGSIELFINGIL comes from the coding sequence ATGATTTTTAAAAAATTTGATGGATTTCATATTCATTACTATAGAAAAGTTTCTAGTACTAATAAAAAAGCACTTGATTTAATCAACGAAGGAATAATTTCAAATGAAACGGTTATTATTTCTGATGAACAAACAAACGGTAGAGGTCGTATAAAAAAAAAATGGATTTCTCCAAAAGGAAATTTTTATGCAAGTTTTATTATAGACTTATTAAATAATCGTTTTAATATAATTTCAGTATTTAGTTCTGGAATTGCTTGTTGGTGGAATACTGATGAACAAATTTTGCATAAGTTAACAGAATTAGTTTTTGTTGTAGCTATTGCTGTTGGCGATACATTATCTTTGTTCATAAAAACAAGTTATATTAGTTATAAATGGCCAAATGATATTTTGGTAGATGGTAAAAAAATAAGTGGAATTTTAATTGAAAAAAAATCCAATTCAAATTGGCTAGTTATAGGAATCGGGATTAATATCAATTGTACACCCCTTTTAGGGTCAACATGCATTAGTAATTATGGTAAATCTATATCTAATTTAAATTTATTAAAAGAGTTAATATTAAACTTTAATAAATTAAGAAAGCAGTGGATATGCGAGGGATTTTATATTATAAGAGAAATGTGGATGAAAAAAGCATTTAAAATAAATCAACAAGTTAGTATCAGATTATCTGATAAAAAATCATATAAAGGTATTTTCATTGGCATAGATAAATATGGTAAACTAATGTTACGCCAAAAAGGCAAAGTTTTGGTTTGTTCTGGTTCTATAGAGTTATTTATTAATGGTATATTGTGA
- a CDS encoding NADH-quinone oxidoreductase subunit M, with product MLLISIFLFPLIGALILTQIKVSHKSIHLVKFISLFFTILPFLFNIIVCTKFDYSKADFQLVSYPIKNIGIGIDGISLLFLLLTTFLFLICVLYNNTVSYIAFKAYMILFLLLENFIIGFFISLNAISFYIFFEATLVPTFFIIGIWGGKQRVYAAFKLFLYTLTGSLFFLLGLIYMYNMFGTFDIRKLIILIPNLDFFAQLLLWVAFFISFAIKIPMFPFHTWLPDAHVQSPTTGSVILAGLLIKMGGYGFLRFSIPMLPKVNFYFSNFVVILSAIAVIYTSLVAFAQNDIKKSIAYSSISHMGIVTAGLFSFCEEGMIGATFQMISHGLISAALFFCTGILYARTRTLEIIECFGIVNIMPKFSFMFVLFSLASIGLPGTSGFISEFLAMVGVFKRGFFTTGFIASGFILNAVYMLNLCKQIIWGCNYSKLVVDSCLSNIEFYVLILFMILIVLLGFYPTLAINYLRPCIMDLLSNNYKVI from the coding sequence GTGTTACTAATTAGTATATTTTTATTTCCATTAATAGGAGCATTAATATTAACTCAAATTAAGGTCAGTCATAAGTCAATACATTTAGTGAAATTTATCTCTTTGTTTTTTACTATACTGCCGTTTTTGTTTAATATTATTGTATGTACTAAATTTGATTATAGTAAAGCAGATTTCCAGCTAGTTAGCTATCCAATTAAAAATATTGGCATAGGTATAGATGGTATATCGTTACTTTTTCTTTTACTTACAACTTTTCTATTTCTTATTTGTGTACTGTATAATAATACAGTAAGCTATATAGCTTTTAAAGCTTATATGATATTATTTTTATTACTCGAAAATTTCATAATAGGTTTTTTTATTTCACTGAATGCTATTAGCTTTTACATTTTTTTTGAAGCAACTCTAGTACCTACATTTTTTATTATCGGTATTTGGGGAGGAAAACAAAGGGTATATGCAGCATTTAAGTTGTTTCTTTATACACTTACAGGTTCATTATTTTTTTTACTTGGATTGATATATATGTATAACATGTTTGGAACATTTGATATACGAAAACTAATCATATTAATACCAAATCTTGATTTTTTTGCGCAATTATTGCTGTGGGTTGCATTTTTTATTTCTTTTGCAATAAAAATTCCGATGTTCCCATTTCATACATGGCTTCCTGATGCTCATGTGCAGTCTCCGACTACTGGATCGGTAATTTTAGCTGGATTGCTTATTAAAATGGGAGGATATGGTTTTTTAAGATTTTCTATTCCAATGTTACCTAAAGTGAACTTTTATTTTTCAAATTTCGTTGTTATACTAAGTGCGATTGCTGTAATATATACTTCATTAGTAGCATTTGCTCAAAATGATATAAAAAAATCAATAGCTTATTCCTCAATATCACATATGGGAATTGTGACTGCTGGACTCTTTTCATTTTGTGAAGAGGGTATGATTGGTGCTACATTCCAAATGATTAGTCATGGTCTCATTTCTGCTGCTTTATTTTTTTGTACTGGTATTCTCTACGCTAGAACTAGAACTTTAGAAATTATAGAATGTTTTGGAATAGTGAACATTATGCCAAAATTTAGTTTTATGTTTGTTTTGTTTTCATTGGCCTCAATCGGATTACCTGGAACTTCTGGATTTATAAGTGAGTTTTTGGCTATGGTAGGAGTATTTAAAAGAGGATTTTTTACTACAGGATTTATTGCCTCTGGTTTCATTTTGAATGCTGTTTACATGTTGAATTTATGTAAACAAATAATATGGGGATGTAATTATTCTAAATTAGTAGTTGATAGTTGTCTGAGTAATATAGAATTTTATGTTTTAATTTTATTTATGATACTTATTGTATTACTTGGATTTTATCCAACTCTTGCAATAAATTATTTAAGGCCATGTATAATGGATTTATTGAGTAACAACTATAAAGTTATATGA
- a CDS encoding NADH-quinone oxidoreductase subunit N, which produces MNYMQILPETFFVIFSLTLLLLGIVLNRRIINLLALCCLISTLIFLIFLTENNETFLFSSLLKFNLYIRFAQGLILLVGILIFLLLNLSKYKYKYEFSILILFALFGMMTLVSVNNLISFYLAFELMNIPLYILASFNKNSIYSCEAGVKYFTLSALSSCIMLYGISLLYGYTGQINFAQLNFFVQNYQITYGIIFGFAFILVGLYFKLAIVPFHMWAPDVYQGAPTIVTVFFAIAPKTTFITFLIRLINTELASIKNHIQPIFLYISTLSILVSAFGALQQKNLKRLFAYSSISHIGFIFVSFSVFTKIGANSSLIYLIVYILTNVGLFSYFIQIDDDDCKIINLSGIGKKYPVLAFHLSTLLLSMAGIPPYAGFFTKLLIFRSLINSGFITISIILIIASVISCFYYLNIIKAMYLDEISSNNKIVHPDNFLFIITSMISLINITFFIYIEDLYSLIHLVTKGL; this is translated from the coding sequence ATGAATTACATGCAAATACTGCCAGAGACATTTTTTGTTATTTTTTCATTAACATTGCTATTACTTGGAATTGTGCTTAATCGTCGTATTATTAATTTACTGGCGTTATGTTGCCTAATAAGCACCTTAATATTTTTGATTTTTTTAACAGAAAATAATGAAACTTTTTTATTCAGTTCATTATTGAAGTTTAACTTATACATTAGATTCGCACAGGGATTAATCCTCCTTGTAGGCATTTTAATATTTTTACTATTAAATTTATCAAAATATAAATATAAATATGAGTTTTCAATATTAATTCTTTTTGCATTATTTGGTATGATGACATTAGTTTCAGTAAATAATTTGATTTCTTTTTATTTAGCTTTTGAACTAATGAATATACCTTTATATATTCTTGCAAGCTTTAATAAAAATTCAATTTATTCATGTGAAGCTGGAGTAAAATATTTTACGCTTAGTGCATTATCTTCATGCATTATGTTATATGGAATATCTTTGCTGTATGGATATACAGGACAAATAAATTTTGCTCAGTTGAATTTTTTTGTACAGAATTATCAAATAACTTATGGAATAATTTTTGGATTTGCATTTATTCTTGTTGGTTTATATTTCAAGCTTGCCATTGTTCCTTTTCATATGTGGGCTCCAGATGTTTATCAAGGTGCTCCTACTATAGTAACTGTATTTTTTGCTATTGCTCCAAAAACTACGTTCATAACATTTTTAATTAGGTTAATAAATACTGAATTAGCAAGTATTAAAAACCATATTCAACCTATTTTTTTATATATTTCAACATTATCTATACTTGTTTCAGCTTTTGGAGCTTTACAACAAAAAAATTTAAAAAGGTTATTTGCCTATAGTTCAATAAGTCATATTGGTTTTATATTTGTTTCATTTTCTGTTTTTACTAAAATTGGAGCAAATAGTTCTTTAATATATTTAATAGTTTATATCCTAACAAATGTAGGATTATTTTCTTATTTTATACAAATAGATGACGATGACTGTAAAATCATAAATTTATCTGGTATAGGAAAAAAATACCCAGTTTTAGCATTTCATCTTTCTACATTATTGCTTTCTATGGCTGGAATACCTCCATATGCTGGCTTTTTTACTAAATTGCTTATATTTAGAAGTTTAATAAATTCAGGCTTTATTACTATATCCATAATCCTCATAATAGCAAGTGTTATATCATGCTTTTATTATCTAAATATTATAAAAGCTATGTACCTTGATGAAATCAGTAGTAACAATAAAATTGTTCATCCTGATAATTTTTTATTTATTATTACTTCAATGATTTCTTTAATTAATATTACTTTTTTCATATATATAGAGGATTTATATTCACTAATTCATTTAGTAACTAAGGGATTATAA
- the ccmE gene encoding cytochrome c maturation protein CcmE, translating to MKKKYKRLFLILGIFFFFNCAIFFVLTTLKENISFFYTVSEAMILLNNQNKQKSVIRIGGMVIENSVIHNDNEIIFQITDFNKSIKVKYYGILPPMFSEKSGVVVQGQILKNGIFLANTVLAKHDENYMRKKK from the coding sequence ATGAAAAAAAAATATAAAAGGTTATTTTTGATTTTAGGAATTTTCTTTTTTTTTAATTGTGCAATTTTTTTTGTTTTAACAACTCTTAAAGAGAATATTTCGTTTTTTTATACAGTAAGTGAAGCGATGATTTTGCTAAATAATCAAAATAAACAAAAATCTGTTATTCGTATTGGTGGAATGGTTATCGAGAATAGTGTAATACATAATGATAACGAAATAATTTTTCAAATAACAGATTTTAATAAAAGTATTAAAGTGAAATATTATGGAATATTACCACCAATGTTTTCGGAAAAAAGTGGAGTTGTTGTACAAGGCCAGATACTTAAAAACGGTATATTTTTAGCAAATACAGTACTTGCAAAACACGATGAAAACTATATGCGTAAAAAAAAGTAG